A section of the Triplophysa dalaica isolate WHDGS20190420 chromosome 8, ASM1584641v1, whole genome shotgun sequence genome encodes:
- the tbr1b gene encoding T-box brain protein 1b produces the protein MQLGRCVSPALARSKNCMIVGSGYPNAEGSELVLQDYPIISISDNLERSSPLKKNSVGMTNQSEADSFGDSKDSSGDVQRGKLSPDLDGVADSRHHFDGSAGERYLLSQSTQVQPSPTTMFPYPSQHGPTHPAFSIGSPSRYMAHHPVITNGAYNTLLGNSSPQGYPTAGYPYAQQYGHAYQGTAFYQFSSAQAGLVPGKAQVYLCNRALWLKFHRHQTEMIITKQGRRMFPFLSFNISGLDPTAHYNIFVDVILADPNHWRFQGGKWVPCGKADTNVTGNRVYMHPDSPNTGAHWMRQEISFGKLKLTNNKGASNNTGQMVVLQSLHKYQPRLHVVQVNEDGTEDTSQPGRVQTFTFPETQFIAVTAYQNTDITQLKIDHNPFAKGFRDNYDTVYTGCDIDRLTPSPGDSPRSQIMPSARYAMTGSFLQDQFVSSYAKSRFHPGVGGAPGTDRSVPLSNSLLSPQQTEETTVASPQRWFVTPANNRLDFAASAYDAAAAADFAGNAATLLSYAAAGVKALPLPGAGCSNRPLGYYGEPPGWGTRTPPQYCSKSSSVLSCWPSNSVGTRTTSSGYLVPCLEDGDAIAPERSPLGGADESKPKDLSESSWIETPSSIKSIDSSDSGIFEQAKRRRISPSATPVSETSSPLKSEMLTPRECEKNCSKDIGYYSFYPHS, from the exons ATGCAGCTCGGTCGTTGCGTCTCTCCAGCTCTTGCGCGCTCCAAGAATTGCATGATTGTGGGCAGTGGCTACCCAAACGCAGAAGGATCTGAGCTCGTCTTACAGGACTACCCTATTATATCCATCAGCGACAACCTGGAGAGAAGTTCACCTCTGAAAAAAAACTCCGTAGGGATGACGAATCAGTCGGAGGCAGACAGTTTCGGCGACTCCAAGGACTCATCGGGGGACGTCCAGCGAGGCAAACTCTCTCCTGATCTTGACGGAGTCGCCGACAGTCGTCATCATTTCGATGGATCTGCAGGAGAAAGGTATCTCCTGTCTCAGTCCACTCAAGTTCAGCCGAGTCCAACCACCATGTTTCCCTATCCGAGTCAGCATGGACCGACGCACCCAGCTTTCTCCATCGGAAGCCCGAGCAGGTACATGGCTCACCATCCGGTGATAACGAACGGAGCCTACAACACTCTGCTGGGCAACTCTTCGCCTCAGGGCTACCCGACCGCGGGCTACCCGTACGCGCAGCAGTATGGACACGCATATCAAGGGACAGCTTTTTACCAGTTTTCCTCCGCTCAGGCCGGGCTCGTGCCTGGTAAAGCGCAGGTTTATCTCTGCAACAGGGCCCTGTGGCTAAAATTTCACAGGCATCAAACAGAGATGATTATTACGAAGCAAGGACG GCGAATGTTCCCGTTTTTGAGTTTCAATATATCTGGACTTGACCCGACGGCTCACTACAATATATTTGTTGACGTGATTCTTGCGGATCCGAATCATTGGCGTTTTCAGGGAGGAAAATGGGTCCCGTGCGGAAAGGCGGACACAAATGTAACAG GGAACCGGGTGTATATGCATCCAGATTCACCAAACACCGGTGCGCACTGGATGCGTCAAGAGATATCCTTTGGAAAACTAAAACTAACCAATAACAAAGGAGCATCTAATAATACTGGACAG ATGGTGGTCCTGCAGTCACTGCATAAATATCAGCCTCGCCTGCATGTGGTGCAGGTGAACGAGGACGGAACTGAGGACACGAGCCAACCCGGCCGGGTGCAGACTTTCACCTTCCCCGAGACGCAGTTTATCGCGGTCACCGCTTATCAAAACACTGAC aTCACACAGCTAAAAATTGACCACAATCCATTTGCAAAAGGATTCCGTGATAATTACGACAC TGTCTACACGGGTTGCGACATCGATCGGCTGACGCCGTCCCCGGGTGACTCTCCGCGCTCTCAGATCATGCCTAGCGCGAGATATGCCATGACTGGTTCTTTCCTTCAGGACCAATTTGTCAGCTCGTATGCCAAGTCCCGCTTTCACCCTGGCGTCGGAGGCGCTCCTGGCACGGACCGCAGCGTCCCACTTAGTAACAGCTTGCTCTCTCCGCAACAAACCGAGGAGACCACGGTGGCCTCCCCGCAGCGATGGTTTGTCACCCCTGCCAACAACCGACTGGACTTTGCCGCCTCGGCATACGACGCCGCCGCGGCTGCTGATTTCGCCGGTAACGCGGCCACCCTTCTGTCGTACGCAGCTGCTGGAGTGAAAGCGCTGCCCCTGCCAGGGGCGGGATGCTCCAACAGACCTCTGGGGTATTACGGCGAGCCGCCGGGGTGGGGCACGCGCACCCCACCGCAATATTGCAGCAAGTCCAGCTCCGTCCTGTCGTGCTGGCCGTCCAACTCCGTAGGGACCCGAACGACCTCCTCCGGTTACCTGGTACCTTGCCTGGAGGATGGAGACGCCATCGCGCCAGAAAGGTCGCCGCTTGGCGGGGCGGACGAATCCAAACCGAAGGACTTGTCTGAATCCAGCTGGATAGAAACCCCTTCTTCAATTAAGTCGATCGATTCGAGCGATTCTGGGATTTTTGAGCAAGCCAAGCGGAGGAGGATTTCACCATCTGCCACGCCGGTTTCAGAGACTTCGTCTCcattaaaatctgaaatgttaACGCCGAGGGAATGCGAGAAAAACTGC